The following are encoded together in the Perca flavescens isolate YP-PL-M2 chromosome 22, PFLA_1.0, whole genome shotgun sequence genome:
- the LOC114549607 gene encoding oxygen-regulated protein 1-like, which translates to MGSRQHPLLTWKQGRGGLRPSFLARTEWSQSAMMNETEFRRILPDQSSGSGHTFGTPRTSRIIDPILSKRVCFYKSGDSQFNGLRMVINNRTFKTFDALLDSLSKKVPLPFGVRNITTPRGVHAVHTLDELVDGKSYICSDSRKVKPINLALARKKLPPWYNARPVSSRRRTVQQARSFPGQNMFVRTPKRLLVFRNGDPTVKHTVVLHKRTTLTFESILEHISELIQFQVVKLHTADGRRVDSLPGLILCSGTVVAVGREPFRHANYNAQKSPAPTMLPTKRMGHRRLKALKQSSCDLPIHSVELESGRMLESVPETPDTCLGIGAEEQESLLPSDDDIEKSFRVNQDGSMTVEMKVRLTIKEEETIHWTTTLSRSSVANQLNGTCLPETEAEQEISSLKLNSLDLQSPAASIDTINKTKDNNDEDPPSLGNRAFSESSHEEDNIKVQTDVVSPRRAPTPGHKQIRKKQVESLKSETAEGIQEGTIGSYSYRERTENGAMTEQYCMVKQSSSIPVPKPRKLGSVDAKNINGNVSKFKSAGMAEILQIESSGEEASYFRN; encoded by the exons CCAATCAGCGATGATGAATGAGACAGAGTTTCGGAGGATCCTCCCTGACCAGTCTTCGGGCAGTGGGCACACCTTTGGCACCCCACGCACCTCAAGGATCATCGATCCTATCCTATCGAAGAGAGTCTGCTTCTACAAAAGTGGAGATTCTCAGTTCAATGGCTTGCGCATGGTCATCAACAACCGCACCTTTAAAACATTTGATGCGCTCCTGGACAGTCTTTCTAAAAAGGTTCCCCTTCCGTTTGGGGTGAGGAACATTACCACTCCCCGGGGGGTTCATGCAGTCCATACTTTGGATGAACTGGTGGATGGAAAATCTTACATCTGCTCCGACAGCCGTAAGGTAAAACCGATCAACCTAGCACTCGCCAGGAAGAAGCTCCCGCCTTGGTACAATGCCAGGCCTGTTAGTTCCCGTCGTCGGACCGTGCAGCAGGCCAGGTCTTTCCCTGGCCAAAACATGTTTGTGCGCACACCAAAGAGGCTACTGGTTTTTCGCAATGGTGACCCCACTGTAAAACACACTGTGGTGCTTCACAAGAGGACTACACTCACTTTTGAGTCTATCCTGGAACATATTTCAGAGCTGATCCAATTCCAGGTGGTGAAATTACACACAGCGGATGGCAGACGT GTGGATAGTCTTCCAGGCTTAATATTGTGCTCTGGGACTGTAGTGGCTGTGGGCAGGGAGCCATTCAGGCATGCAAACTACAATGCACAGAAATCACCAGCTCCAACAATGCTGCCGACCAAACGAATGGGTCACAGAAGACTAAAGGCGTTAAAAC AAAGTTCATGCGACCTACCCATTCACTCTGTCGAGTTGGAGTCAGGTCGTATGCTGGAGTCAGTACCAGAAACACCTGACACCTGCCTTGGCATCGGAGCTGAAGAGCAGGAGAGCCTGCTGCCCTCAGATGATGACATTGAAAAGTCCTTTCGAGTGAACCAAGATGGTAGTATGACAGTGGAGATGAAGGTGCGGCTGACAATTAAGGAAGAGGAAACCATCCATTGGACGACCACTCTGTCACGCTCAAGTGTAGCCAATCAGCTAAATGGGACCTGTTTACCAGAGACTGAGGCAGAGCAGGAGATAAGCTCACTTAAATTAAACTCACTAGATTTACAAAGTCCTGCTGCCTCCATTGACACCATCAACAAAACTAAGGATAACAATGATGAAGATCCACCATCGCTGGGCAATAGAGCTTTCAGTGAGAGTAGTCATGAAGAGGATAATATCAAAGTACAAACTGATGTGGTGTCCCCTAGGAGAGCTCCTACACCGGGGCACAAGCAAATTAGAAAAAAGCAAGTGGAGAGCCTAAAATCAGAAACAGCAGAGGGGATTCAGGAAGGTACAATTGGTTCTTACTCCTACAGAGAGCGGACAGAAAATGGAGCCATGACAGAGCAGTACTGCATGGTCAAACAGAGTAGCAGTATACCAGTGCCCAAACCTAGAAAACTTGGGTCTGTCGATGCCAAAAATATAAACGGAAATGTGTCCAAATTTAAATCAGCAGGGATGGCGGAAATCCTACAGATTGAATCCAGCGGAGAGGAG GCCAGCTACTTCAGAAACTAG